The genomic window CACCAATGGCAATCCGGCAAAGGGTGCCCGGCTGGCGCGCGAACTCGGCATGGCGCTTTTCGAAAAGCGCGGCACCTTCCGCATGCCGGAGATCGACGAGCGCCAGGCCGTGCGCCAGGCGCTGCGTTCGGAAAACCATCCCGTGGTGATCGCCGATATGTGGGACAATCCCGGCGGCGGCACGGCGGGCGACGCCACTGTGGTGCTGGCCGAACTGCTGCGCCAGGGTGCGACCAATACCGCGGTCGGCACGATCTGGGATCCGGTCGCCGTCAGCATCGCCATGGCCGCCGGCGAAGGCGCGGAGATCCCGCTGCGCATCGGGGCGAAATCGGCGCCGGGCACCGGCGCGCCGATCGATGGCATCGTCCGGGTCGAAAACATCAACCCGCACGCCGAAATGCGCTTCGGCGACAGTATCGTGCCGTTCGGCCCGGCGGTGACGGTGAGGCTCGACGGCATCGAGATCATCCTCAACACCGTGCGCGCGCAAAGCTACGACCCCTCGCTGTTCTCAGTGATGGGGATCGATCCGCTCAAAAAGGACATTCTGGTCATCAAATCGACCAATCATTTCCACGCGGCGTTCTCGCGGATTTCCAGAGAGATCATCTACTGCTCGGCCGGTACGCCCTATCCCAACAATCCCGCGCTCACCGCCTATAAGCACGCGCCACGCGACATCTGGCCGATGGCGGACGATCCGCATGGGCTCGGCGCGGCGGAGGCCAGTGTCGGTTCGGGCGAAGCGTGAGGGCTTTGCGGCCTTGCTCCGCGTGCTTGCGGCGCCTGCGGGAGAGATACGCCGAAAAGAGGGTGAAGCAGTACGTCAAATCGTAAGGGCTTTTGTGGGGGTAGACTCCCCCCTCACTGTCGCTGTCGCGACATCTCTCCCCTCCGGGGCGAGAAGATTGGCGGGCTATGCGGCCCGATTCCGGCTGGATCGTTGCCCTACAGATGCCTGCCCTCATCGACCGGGACGACGATGCCGGTGGAACTCGTCAGCAGGCAGGCGCAGGCGATGATTGCCCGGGCGACATCGTCCGGCGTGGTGATCCTGGCAAGCGGCAGCGTTTTTGCCATCGCCTCCAGCCGTTCGCGCGGGCGGCCCGGCACGAAACCGGTATCGACCCCGGCGGGCGAGACCGAGAACACCCGGATTTCCGGCGCGAGCGCCTTGGCAAGGCCGATGGTGAGCGAATCGAGCCCGGCCTTGGCCGCGCAATAGGCAAGGTTGCTGCCCACCCCGGTGCGCGCCGCAATCGAGGACACGTTGACGACGGCTGCGTCTTTCCCGCGCGACAGAAGCGGGCGGAAGGCGCGGACCATGGCGAACGGGCCGCGCAGGTTCACCTGCGTGATCCGGTCGAACAACTCGTCGGTGAGCCCGTCGAGATCACCCGCCGGCACGACTTCGGTGGCGCCGCCATTGTTGACCAGCAGGTCGATTGCGCCGAAATGCGCCTCCACGTCGGCGGCGGCCTCCGCGATACTGTCGGCCTCCTCGATTGCGATCCGGAGCGCCATGTGACCCTCGCCCGGCAGGGACGCCGCCAGCGCTTCGGCCTTTTCGCGATTGCCGTGAAAGCCGATCACGATCGTCGCGCCCAGCGCCGCCAGCCGCTCCGCGGTCGCCCGGCCGATGCCGCCGCTGGCCCCGGTGATGACGGCGACGCGGGGACGGACCGGCAATGTGTCGTCGCTCATGCACGCTTCTCCCAATAGGGTTTCCTGAGTTCCTGCTTCAGCACCTTGCCGCCCGAATTGCGCGGCAGCGCATCGCGGATTTCGACGGCGGCAATCTTCTGCATCCGTCCGAGCCGTTGGTTGACCCAGTCGCGGAGCGCCTGCGGTTCGAGCGCCGCGCCATTCTTCGCAACCACGAAGCCGAGCGGCGTCTCGCCCCATTTGTCGCTCGGGATCGCGATCACGGCGGCTTCCAGCACGCCGGGATGGGAAAGCAGTTTCTCTTCCAGATCCGAGGCGTAGATGTTGAAGCCGCCGGAAATGATCATGTCCTTCTTGCGGTCGAGCAGGACCAGGAACCCGTCTTCGTCGAACATGCCGATATCGCCGGTGCGGTGATAGAGCGTGCCGTCGCGATCGTGCCAGTAGAAGGCGCGGTTGGCCTCGTCATTGCGGAAATAGCCGGACATCATCATCGCCGAGCGGCCGATGATCTCGCCGCGTTCGCCTTGTCTGACGTCGTTGCCATCGTCGTCTATGATGCGGATCGTGTTGCCGGCGGCGGGTTTTCCCACGGTATGGGCCTTGTCGGGATGGCGCGCGGCATCGAGGATCGCGGTGCAGCCGCCCTCCGTCAGCCCGTAGACCTCGAAGAAATCGCCCGGCCAATGATCGAGGATCGCGCGCTTGGCGGCGGCCGGCAGCGGCGCGCCGGTGCTCTGCTTGACCCTGAAGGCGGAGAGATCGCGTTTGCCGAAACTGTCTGCCGCGAGGATGCGCTGGTATTGTACCGGCACCAGCATGGTGTGGGTAGCGCCGAGGCTTTCGGCGAGTTCGAGGTACCGTTCGGCGTCGAATTTCTGCATCAGCGCCACGCGGGCCCCGTGATGGAGCGCCGACAGCATCGGCATCAGCGTGGTGTTGGAATAAAGCGGGGTGGCGAGCAGCATGGTGGAGCCGGCGTCGAGCCCGAACAGCGTGCGCGCCGCCTGGCGGTAGCGCATCCGGTGGGGATGGACGATGCCCTTGGCCCGCCCGGTCGTGCCGGAGGAATAGATGATGTTGAACGGCGCATCGGGATCGGCGGTGACGGGCGCGGCAAGGGGCGGCGCCTCGTTGCGGAAGTCCGCCGGCACGCTGCCCGCCACATCGGCATCGAGCCGGACGACGCGCCCGGCATAGGCCTCGGGCACCAACCCGGCATAGCCCTCCTCAACGAACACCAGCGCCGGCTCGCAATCGGCCAACATGCCGGCAAGTGCATCGGGATGGGCCGAGGCCGGCAGCGGCACGGCGCATCCGCCGGCGGCGATGATGGCGAGATAGGCGGTGACGAGCCCGATATCGGCCGTGCCCAGAAGCGCGACCCGACCAACATCGCCATGAGCCGAAAGCGCGCCTGCTGTTGCCAGAACATCGCCCCGCAACTGCCCCCAGCTTGCGGTCTCGCCATTGCAGATAAGCGCCGTATCCTCCGGCCGGGTGTCGGCATGGCCAAGAATTGCGGCGATCAGTCCGCCTTCCTCGCTCATGCGCCCTCCCCCGCCGGGTCTTCGATCAGCAGGATATGGCGCGCGACGATCGCCGGGCGCTCTGCCCCCTCAAGCTCGATCACCGTGTCGTTGACGATCCTCGTGCCCTTCGGATGCGCCTCGGCTTCCACCAGCGTCAGCGCCAGCCGGATGCGGCTACCGACCGGCACCGGCATCACGAAGCGCATCCGGTCATAGCCGTAGTTGAGCCCGCGCCCGCGATGTTCGATCCGGTAGATATCGCGCTGCAGGTGGGGCATCAGGCTGACGAGATAGAGACCGTGGGCGATGGTCTTGCCGCCCGGCATCTCCCGGGCCGCGCGATCGACATCGACATGGATCCAGTGGTCGTCGCCGGTCAGCCGCGCGAACTCCGAAATCGCGTCTTGTGTCACCGCCACCCATTCGGAATGGCCGAGCCGTTCCCCGGCATGGTCTGCAAGATCGCGAGCATGATCGACCGTGAGCATCAGTTTTCTCCTCTTTCGAACGGCGCCGTTGCGGCGCGGGCCCCATCAATGGCGAGCACGACCTTGCCGATCTGTTCATTGCTGTCCATCAGTTCATGGGCGGCGCGGACATCATCGAAGGCGAAGACCTTGTGGATGCGGGTGCGGATTTCGCCGCTTTCGAGAAGCGGCCAGACGTCGCGCATCAGCTCGGCCGCGATCCGGCCCTTGTATTCGGCGGTGCGCGGGCGCAGCGTCGAGCCGGTCAGCGTCAGCCGGCGGCGCACGATCGCGCGGATATTGACCTCGGCCGTCTCGCCCTGGTGGCTGGCGATGAACACCAACCGGCCATCGGGCCTGAGAAGATCGAGCTGTTTCTGCGTATAGGACCCGGCCTGGGCATCGAGAATGAC from Martelella sp. NC20 includes these protein-coding regions:
- a CDS encoding M81 family metallopeptidase; translated protein: MRIFTAALATESNTFSPICIDRSAFIASFYAPPGQHPATPTLCTAPITVGRAFARARNFELIEGSAAWADPAGLVNRQAYEGLRDEILDQLKAALPVDAVVLGLHGAMVAAGYPDPEGDLLSRIRDMVGPDVLVCAELDPHSHLTAKRVAAADFFVAFKEFPHTDFVERAGDLWRIALDTLEGRVKPVMSVFDCRMIDVYPTSRDPMRGFVDRLISLEKADPDILSLSVIHGFMAGDVPEMGTKMIAVTNGNPAKGARLARELGMALFEKRGTFRMPEIDERQAVRQALRSENHPVVIADMWDNPGGGTAGDATVVLAELLRQGATNTAVGTIWDPVAVSIAMAAGEGAEIPLRIGAKSAPGTGAPIDGIVRVENINPHAEMRFGDSIVPFGPAVTVRLDGIEIILNTVRAQSYDPSLFSVMGIDPLKKDILVIKSTNHFHAAFSRISREIIYCSAGTPYPNNPALTAYKHAPRDIWPMADDPHGLGAAEASVGSGEA
- a CDS encoding SDR family NAD(P)-dependent oxidoreductase yields the protein MSDDTLPVRPRVAVITGASGGIGRATAERLAALGATIVIGFHGNREKAEALAASLPGEGHMALRIAIEEADSIAEAAADVEAHFGAIDLLVNNGGATEVVPAGDLDGLTDELFDRITQVNLRGPFAMVRAFRPLLSRGKDAAVVNVSSIAARTGVGSNLAYCAAKAGLDSLTIGLAKALAPEIRVFSVSPAGVDTGFVPGRPRERLEAMAKTLPLARITTPDDVARAIIACACLLTSSTGIVVPVDEGRHL
- a CDS encoding class I adenylate-forming enzyme family protein, which codes for MSEEGGLIAAILGHADTRPEDTALICNGETASWGQLRGDVLATAGALSAHGDVGRVALLGTADIGLVTAYLAIIAAGGCAVPLPASAHPDALAGMLADCEPALVFVEEGYAGLVPEAYAGRVVRLDADVAGSVPADFRNEAPPLAAPVTADPDAPFNIIYSSGTTGRAKGIVHPHRMRYRQAARTLFGLDAGSTMLLATPLYSNTTLMPMLSALHHGARVALMQKFDAERYLELAESLGATHTMLVPVQYQRILAADSFGKRDLSAFRVKQSTGAPLPAAAKRAILDHWPGDFFEVYGLTEGGCTAILDAARHPDKAHTVGKPAAGNTIRIIDDDGNDVRQGERGEIIGRSAMMMSGYFRNDEANRAFYWHDRDGTLYHRTGDIGMFDEDGFLVLLDRKKDMIISGGFNIYASDLEEKLLSHPGVLEAAVIAIPSDKWGETPLGFVVAKNGAALEPQALRDWVNQRLGRMQKIAAVEIRDALPRNSGGKVLKQELRKPYWEKRA
- a CDS encoding MaoC family dehydratase, with protein sequence MLTVDHARDLADHAGERLGHSEWVAVTQDAISEFARLTGDDHWIHVDVDRAAREMPGGKTIAHGLYLVSLMPHLQRDIYRIEHRGRGLNYGYDRMRFVMPVPVGSRIRLALTLVEAEAHPKGTRIVNDTVIELEGAERPAIVARHILLIEDPAGEGA